In Anopheles arabiensis isolate DONGOLA chromosome 2, AaraD3, whole genome shotgun sequence, the genomic window ACCAGGTGTATACGCCACTGATCGTGGCGACGCTGAACGGCCACCTGGAGGTGGTGCACATCCTGCTCGAGCTGGCCGAACCGGACCTCGAGAAGGAGGGCTGCGTGAAGGTGCACGGCGAGCTGACCGATGGTGCCACCGCACTGTGGGTAgcggccggcgttggccgccGTAACATCGTCAAGATGCTGCTCCAGCACGGTGCGCAGGTCGATCACTGTACGAAGAAGGGCTCGACGCCGCTGCGGGCCGCTTGCTTCGAGGGGCGGTTGGATGTGATCCAGTATTTGATCGAGCACGGTGCGAACGTTTGTACGGCGAACATGTACAACAATACGTGTGTGATGATTGCGGCGTACAAGAACTACACCGACGTGCTGCAGTATCTGCTCGAGAAGGGAGCGAAGGTGAACGAGCAGGCTCAGTGCGGTGCATCGGCCCTTTACTATGCGGCCGAATGTGGCCACGTGGAGGTGTGTGAGATACTGCTGGACAATGGGGCGGTACTGTCGCGGAACACGTTCGGGTTGACGCCGGCACTGGCAGCTGCCGAGCGAACGCGCGAGGCGGTGGTACAGGTGTTTCTGCAGCGTCCCGGGCTGCTCACCAAGGTGGAGCGTATCGAGGTGATGGAGCTGCTCGGTGCGTCGTACGCGAACGATAAGGATAACTACAGCTTGGTGAAAGCCTTCCACTATCTGCTTTCGGCAATGGAGCTTAGGTTTGTTGGTgctaaaatggaaattaaacatacacaaaatacTAACGCTAAACAATCCTGTGTTCTTGCAGATACGAAGATCCGGACAACATCATCCGCAAGCCATTCTTTGAGCCCGTTCCCGCCTACGAGCACTGGGTCGAGTGTCAGACGCTGCAGGATCTGCTCGCCATCCGCTACAATCACAACTCGCTGCACATGGAATCGCTTACGATCCGTGAGCGCATTCTCGGCCAAAATCCGGAGGTAGCACACGCCATCGTCTTCCGCGGCGCAATCTGTGCCGACAATGGGCGGTTCGATCGGTGTGAAAGCCTCTGGCTGCATGCGCTTCGTCTGCGCCAACAGAACGGGCTGCAGGTGCAGCGTGATCTGCTCCGCTTCGTGCAACTGTTCTCGCAAGAGTATTCGATCAACGAAACGATACGATTCGACAGTGTGATCGCGGTGCTCGGTGCGTGTGTCGACGAGCTGCGCTACAATCAGCAAAAGATGGCCAACCCTGGACCGCGGGAAGATCTGGAAGCGGTGGCAGATAATTATGAGATGAATATCGTGACGGTGCTGTACCTGATTACGATCATTACGAAGCTGCTGCGCAAGGAGCAGTTCGTGCGGACGGAGGAGCAGACGCTGCAGATGTACCAGATGGTGTACCAGCTGAACTTGATGATGGTGCGCTTGAGGGATGACCAAACGTTGCTGCATCTGGCGGTGAACGGTGTAACGCCGGTGGATGACTTTCACACTGATGACGTTTGCAGGTACGAATGGTTGCTGGAGttggtgagagagagaaagcggtgCTTAGTGTTATCCTTTCTTTGAAATAGATTCCCCTGTGCGGACACTGTTAGGCTGCTGCTGAAATGTGGTGCTTCTGTCGATGTGGTCGACAATGATCGAAATACGCCTTTACACACGCTAACTTCAACTGTGAGTAACTGGAACCGTGAGCAGGATTTAATTGAATTGCATCTAATGATGACTTTGCTATGTTTTAGCTACAATCGGCTGTGCTGCGTATGCCGGACGCGAATGTAAAAACGGTAGTGAAAGAAATCACGGAAATGTTAATAGAAGCTGGCATTCATCTCGATGCGGTTAACGCGGACGGTTTGAAAGCATCgcaagtgtgtgtgcaaagtgaGTGTACCCATCGTAATTAGGTATCGATATTGTTTACTAAACAGTTGTCTCCTCCCGTTAGGCTGTGTTGCCGCGTTCATCAAAAGCTACGAAACACGTGCCATCAATCTGCGCTGCCTTGCGGCACGAGTGATCGCGCAGCATCGGATCCCGTACCGGAAGCTAATACCGCGCCAGCTGGAAGCCTTTGTACAGCTGCACTGTACACCGAAAAGCTAGAAGCTAGAGATGTTTCAATTACAATGCAACTTTGGTCAGTCTGCTGATCGGCCCCCCCAGAGGCGCATGACAAGCCAGCCAGCGGAGCGTGATATAATCAAAATGTAATCTTCCCCAGCCCCCGTTCTACGCAATGGTTTTGGTGCTCCGTCTAACATACATCTGTTCGAATGGATATGTATTAAATTTTCAGaagatttaataaaaaacTAATGCCAAATAATGTATACAAAACGTTTGTGTTGCGTATCGACTACACTGGATGAAGTACTAGGCGTCTCCTTCACGAAAAGGGAAAGCTTGTTTAAAAGACCCATATTTGCTTTCAATGTAaggaaatatttgaaatagtTCACAGCAATTCATCGATATTGTGTGAATAATTTACTACCGCAGCGGGCAAATCGAAAACGTACACCGGTTACGTGTTAAACCATTTGCAGTGCACGTTACCCTTATTGTCGAAGGTAAAGTTAGTTTTCCCTGTAGATTCTACAAAGCGGACCACCTGCAACTACggacagcacacaaaaaatgatcctttttgttttatatgcTACCAAAATTTTACCCACTCGTCCACGCCGAATGAAGGAGTATGTTGGAAAAGGTCAGAAGTAACTACTGGCTGACCCGGAAAAGTGTTCCGACAAAACAATGCACAATGgaagttgttttgctttttggtcTCAACTGCTCCGTTAACGACCTGGTCAGCAGGTGTGCTGGCACTAACCGAACCTATCCTAACGTCGATGCTAACGTTCGACCCGAGCTTCGTAAAAGGGAACAACTTTTTCCGTTAAGCCCGAAGCTCAACACGGCAAAGCAGCTTGATTATGTTCGAGTTTCTGGCTAAAAGTGGCCCTGGCCCTGGCCTGGCTGGTGGGGGATGGTTTTCGTCGTTAGCTACCTCATGCCCAATCCCCCGCACGCTCTGCATCCCTTCCGATCAATCCGTTCGACCGCTCTCACCCTTATGAATAATAAACAGTGGAAAATGAGGACGGTGGACGAAGGAAAGTACTCATTGCCCACCGTTTTCCCCCGCTTACAACAGTTGTGTGGTTACTCAGGCGTGTAGATACTCACCACGAAACCATGTACGAAGGATGTTTCGTCCTTTTTCACCTTGCACTCCTTCCCTCCGTACGGAGAGTTCGAGGGAGACACGAAAAACGCAAATGGCATTTGCGTGctacacagcagcagcaacagcagcaagaccAGTTGGAAAAGGCTTTGGACACAAAATGGACAGGAAATGCGTCCTTTGTCCACCACTTCACCATGTCCCCTGTGCCCATCATCATTAACGACCCGCTCAGGTTCATCCTTTCCTCCCTGTGCCAGGTGGTTCGTTTTCCGAAATGCAACCGTCCGCAAAACAAACGCACTAATACATACACGTACATACATCCATACAAAACGCCACGGGTCAATATAATAATCGTCATCCGAGCGGAAAACTGCATTTTGCTCTATTAATTCCTGGCCCGGAGTtcactttttgtttcatcctttcattctctctatctctccctctttccccTTTGCCTTGTTTCCGGAGTgtcgttttttatttttcccatcCGTTCGACCAACCTTTCAGCTGATTCAGTACGGTCCGGGGGGGtggggtgtgtttgtttgtgtgcactCCCACACtcctacaaaaaaagaaaaaaggcaaaattaaaaaaaaagaaggaaaacacactcacacacgattTATAAATAATTGAGCTTCGGCACAAAGGAAGCAGCTGGCGGGGAGGTTGGCAGCGCAATAGAAAAGAGCATCGGTACGCGATTGatgtaaaaacaaaagcgcAATGGAAAAGCGCTGGTCCAGGCGGAGAAAAGGATGCACCACTTCAGCGATGCACTACGCGTAGTGAAGCGAATGCTGCTGGCCATATGGTTTCCACGgggagtgtgttttttatcaattcctcCTTCCTTTTGAACCAGTGTGAGTTGCTATTGCTGTTAGTTTGCACCGCACTTGTAGATTTAAAATAACTGGAAAGCGAGGAAGAATTTTTAATCGTACCATTTTATCCGAAATGaagcaaattaattatttctcTAGAATCCGAGCTGCAAATGAAAGAGCTTCGATGTTTTGTTCGATTGATGAATTGTTGATTAAATTGCGAATTGATTTTTTCccatttgaaatatttatacggttgaatttaaaaaatctaatatgaaaatgcaataaaaggttaaataatcagaaaaactgtttaaaaatcgataaaaatggTGAGCAACATTACGAATAGCTTCTTCACACGGAATGATAATTTTGCTTTAGAGAAACCATTACCCTCATTACTGTTGATAGCTTCCATCACCGGTGCGgaataatacaaaaacaaattacattTCCCCATCATTCCTGTCCTATGTGACGGGCCACGAGTATTCCCggctcaaacacacacctgACGACATATCGCTTTTCCATCATTATCGTAGTCCACGCCGCAAGACAGCAAGCAAACGCACATCGATCCGTTAGCTTGCGGTGGAATGGCCCAGGATCGATCTAAACCTTCCCCCCCTCTTACCCGGAAGGATGTACGTGGATTCGTATGTCCTTCACTAAATAGAGCGTGGACATATGGACAGTCAGGACAACTCTATAGAGACAgacatagagagagaaagaggaggaAAAATACGCCGTCAACCCCTAATCAGCAGCTGGAATCGGATTTATCGACAACAGTGGCACACATCGCCCAGTGGCACACGCCCTTTGGGACACGTCTCGATGTGTCTCCAGCGGTGGCTATCTGCTTTCCCGCGTCGCCAGCGCCTACCCTGTCACCCCGGGCAAGGGTGTCGTTCCATCGCGATAGAGGTGACATTTTAATGACCCGTTGGAATTCAATTTTTCTGCTACAGGACggggcacacacaaaaaggacaAACACTTGTagctacaataaaaaaagtagAACTGGAATGAGAGAAGGGTAATGGGTATTAAATTTAACGAGAAAAGTTATATTATTATGACGTCGGCGTGACGTTGTTTGACTGATTGACCGTGTTGGCCGGCGTGTGCGTACTTAACTTTAGCTTTACTCACACTATTTTCGTCGGTCGATCCACCTCCGTAATTCTGAAGTTTTCAGTTCCTCTCTCGTTTCATTTCAACTGTCCAATGCATGCTCTGGGAGGGGTAAAAACTAATGTCTTATTTACCACATCGACCGCTACAAAACGCGTCTCGGTGCACATTGATTACACATCGGAGCCGATGTTTCAATCAAACCGGCAGGAGCCGCATTGACGTATCTAGACAGCCATGACCTGTTACAAAATCGGGGAAACCAAACATTTCTATTTACGTCCACGCTAAACGCGTCACATGACGTGATGGTTTCGTTCTTgaggtaaatatttaaaacaagcaaacTTGTGCTTCTGGAGAGACCGGTCCAATACCGGTACGTAAAGAAAGAAAGTttatttattgctaaaaaCATCTCCGAGCCAAAGATTAGCattcatttttaaatgctttGCTTCACTTATCAGTCCACTAATACGGtctgagtgagagagagagagagtacaaAACACTTAAAGCAGGGGCGTTCAACCATAAGGGCAACCATAAATTCTCATTACAACAATCTCAAAGGTTGGTATGAATACAATCGCTGTTACTTTTTCTATATTTTCAGTCTACAAGTGTATTGAAATATATTATTCAATGTCGTAGTCAAACGCATCCCCATGGTGTGTTGTAAACCCCTGACAAGCAAGCAAGAGAGCCAAGTGCTCCAGCCGAGAGGAACACGGCATGATGCCGGACCAACACTGCTCGCCATCTGCCAGCTGCTCTCAGAGCACTCTCGCGAGCCCAACGGACACCGCGAGACCGTTTTTGTTATTAGACGTGGGGTTGCGAACGCAAACAAACCACGTTGCCGCGCTCGGTGCACATCATCCACGGCACGATCCGTCCTAATGGCGCAGAGCCATCGAAACCGGCATCGAACGTAAACGTTGCTGGAGCGCGCGTGTTTGTCGTAGCCGCtttagaagcaaaaacaacaaaaaatagaccTTCTTGCGTGTGATAGACCCTCCACCATACGGTCTTAGTAATCCACCCGTCGCCGTGGATCTCTCGCGACGAGTGTCTGTTCCAGTTACGAGTATCCAGATGGTGCTCAACACGTGATTACAGTGTAGTGGACGCGACCAAACGTGGATCAAACTGTGGCTGACCGGACCAGACAACAGAGCGGTGGAGGACGGAGACGCACTTTAGAGTGGAGCACCAAATTTAGACCCTGGATTGATAACGACCGCGAAAGGTGATAACGATCGGCGCGAATTATCGCGCTTCCCTTTTTCTCGGCTGGCAGGGTCGAGGacgcaccaccatcatcgtgCTTAATTAGAGTGTGTGAACGAATtagattaatttgtttttaaccaCTGGCCGGCGTAGTGGTGTGCGATTGTGAAACTGGTGAAACTCTGCGATGGAGCATCACATTCCGGCGAGGACTTGCAAGTGCAACGACGAGTGTTGGTGTTTTGTGGGTGTACAGTTTGCTTAAACAAAGTTGTGATACAAATAAGTGATCAACATATTGTGCTaatggaagaaaataaaaattaaaataccaCCATtcaccatcgccatcatcatccgaGTGTAATCAGCAGGGCAGCAAACGAAAGTGACTGTGCTTAGGCTTAGCTGGTTGGATTTGCTGATGTAGTCACATAAagcaacgaaagcaaaagagcgacaacaaaaaatagaccACGACCACGAGTGGACGACGATACATCCCGCTGATAACGAGCGAACTTAATGAAATGGTCACCGCCGCTCCTGCTGACGGTTTAGCGTACGGTTTTAGCGGCGACAGAAGGTAGATCTCAACCGAAGGAGGGACGGGGTGAACCCCGGGTGACAACCGGGAACCCCGGGTAGGATATCACAAAAGCCCCCAGGGCGTACTGTGGTAGTAGTGTGTGTTAGTGGCCCAGAAACGGAAACACTGGATCAATCCATCTAGCAGGCGACGTCGGCAGCAACGAACCAGTGAGTGAGTGACACGTACACACAGCTCTTTCCCGCGATATCCTTAAAACGACGAGGTAGGAGAGACGGGGAAAAAACGGATAGTCACCACCAACACCCGCAGGTGAGTCCCAGTGGTGTGTGCTGCCATTAGTACGTGtccgtgtggttttgttttgaatgacAGGAATCAATTCGCACCCGGCGACAGTAGCCCTTGCCTTGCCCCTGTGCTGGACAGTTACTATCgcgcttttccttttgtttcgcCACACAACAGATACCGAACAAAAGGTACAGGTTGCATTTATGGCGTTAAGGTAGATGATTTTCTCTATCCAGGACGATGGAATGATGAAATAAGAGGGGATTATTCCGTTTTGATGGGATTTCTCGATCGAGTGGGTTATTCTAGGCTGTTTTGTGATCTAGCGTGCACTGACTGCACGTTACCATGGACAATTGGAAGCTTTTATCAATGTCCCTTTTATTGGAGTTTAGCAGAAAAAGTagaattattcaacaattgcACTCTAATCGTTACTTTGTACTGAAAAAATCGATTCCCTTTCAAGGTCCCACATCACCGAGCTTAAGTTTGCTTTATGTAACCGTACTAAATGCATCCACATGATATCGCTTTTGCGATAACAACTGCTACGAGTGCAACACAGCAAATGCATTTGCACTTTACACAGCAGctttcaacaaacaaaactaacgTGAACTCATTTGCACTAAGCGATTGAAACAATCGCATCGTTGTTACCTAAACCAAGAACGATCGTTTAGACGTCGTCGTTGTTCAATGCCGCCTTCGTACCTCCACTCACTGATTCCTTCCGTCTTCAAGATGGCCATTTTTGGGGGGAATGCACGTGAGTGGAATTGTAAAGTACCCACCGACTTACCCCATCCAACCGTAACCGGTAATTCACTCAAGGGGTATTTCCGAATCGCCCACATGCGCTAGACGTGCTTACTACCGTTTTGCTCCCCACTCTTCTCCAAGCCAATCGCGAGCAGAACGCGTCGCAAAAATCGTGAAACGTGCGCACCACCTTccccaccagcagcagatagAAAACACACGACGCGTACACCAGAACCATTCAAGGACAAACCTCAGCAGGCCATGATGATGTATTGATAACGAATGTTTGCGCGCGCTAACATTAATGTATGTCGCAGCCGGTGTCGTCCTGGCTACGGGTTTATGTTTTGGCTGTGCGCTAATCGCTCCCAGTAATTTGCAATTGTTGaagtctttctctctctctctcacactctctctttctgctcAAATACTGCTCAATGTAGCGCGTTTCGGTACTTTCTTTGTTTGCCCAAAGGCGCTGATGGCGTTATCGTCACCTGTAATCAAATGATTCTTGCTAcctttttgccttttgctTCCACATTTTCTTTACCTTGGCACACATATTGGGGTTAATGGATGATGGAGTGAGTCGCATATTTGTATTTTCGGACAGCAGGACGAGAATTTTAATTATCACTGGAGTCGCTTTATTAGCGCGAAGAAATGAGGAATGTGTGCTTCGACTGAAGAGTTAATCCGATAACACGTAGCTAGAGGGTTGAGCTGTGACGTCATCAGTTTTGGAGTGGAATTGCCCAGAACGGCTAGTAACTGTGTTCTTGACATTGGATTTTCCACCTTCTAACGGGTTGAGGCAGTCGGGATAGTCAAGTTCTACATCGCTTAATTCTATTCAAAGCTAACTTCAACAAACACTCCCATATCCAACGTCGACCCCCGAACTGAGGTGTGTATTTATCTGATAAAAAAACTGACCAACAAATGTTTGGCAAAGATAAATAACGTCTTGTGGGTTTGGTTACCCTTAAGCCAGGCCCTCAAAGCTGGGTGTGTCCGACAAATCCGAGCTCGAATCAGATTTTATTGAACTCTAAAAGAACACTAGACCGTATCGTTCGTCTGCTAATTCCTTTCGCTTTTATAACTCTAGCCCTCTGTATAATTACAATCGTAACGCACCGTGAATCTGATTAGTCGCGAGTTCAATTATTAtttgcacaacacacacacttaaacaCCAATGACCCAAAATGGTGACGGAAGGTTTCGAATATCCTGGCATGCATGTCGGACCCAACCCCAGGCAAACTCGGCGGCGGTGTGTACCTCGTATAATCCTAATTACTCATTAGCCGAGACGAGCCAGCGGACGATCACGCAATGTACACCAACCAGGAGCTCCCATTTTCGGTGCGGTTTTCGCTCGAAACATTGAATCACACACTGGCCGGCGAGTGTGTCCCATCATTTCCGATGACACGCAACTGCCACAGGACATATCCGAAGTACCGAGTCGGGTTAAATAGTttaactacacacacactcacacaaaccgAGACCAACCCGGCCATCGTACTACAAAACCTCGCTCGCCGCAATGTGTGGTTATTCCGTTCCGAGCGCTAAATTATCGCTCCTAATCCCAAATCTAGACCATAATCCGGCATTATCTTGCCACGCCAATAAACATCCTCTCTTCCTCCGCGTGTACACACGGTCCGGAATGCCCACCGGGCTCGTGGACCTCTCGTTAGACATGCATTGTTGTAGCCTCCTCCCCATCATCCCCAGCACGCCGTGATAAATGTTTGTGTCCATGTGTGCTTCCGAAATGTGCCTCCTTGTGTGCCTCCATCCTTTCCCAACAACTAATCGGTAAACAGGCGATCTAAAATCAAGTCGAATGAATAGAGTACGGAACTCGTAAATCACGGCGATACAACTCACCGGACCACCCAGTGGAAGGAAGAAAATCAATCGAAATTACCCGTAAATAGTGGACAGGATACTGTTTTTCGGAAAACTGTCCCTGCTTGGAAACTCAATTAATGGGGCCAATTTTTGGAGTCGTTGTACGTTTGGTGTGCTGgagctcttcttcttcttcttcttctggtcAGTGCTGGGCTTTATGGTTCTAATTTTCCGTTCATCGAACTGTACGAATACGAGAAAATGGCGAAATTAGGAGGTTTGTAGTTTCGATAGTTTTGATTTCTCGTTTGTGTATTGGCTAGACGCGCACAGGCTACTGGGATGTGGCGCGTTTTACcaattccgttccgttccgttttaaGCCACCATACATCGCTCCAACTTACGCTTCAACCCAACGGCCCATCCGTTCTCGATCGAATATTCATAGCCTACTACCGTTGTTTGCCTGCCACAGAACAGTTCGTTCAGTCAGTCCTTTTCCCCCGGTTCACCAAACCAAAAACGGCGATCGATTGGGAATGAAGCAATGAATTACATTAATTGCCGCGTTCGGTTCGCTGCACCGTAGGAGGAAATCAAAAGCCACTACAACTGACCAGCAAAGGGGAGTGGAATTCGTTACTTCCAATCCATCATTTAACCGCAAAAGACAGCTCCAAGAATGATGGCAAATGTGTGGAGCGATTTTTTCCGTGTCCTGGTCCCTTTGCCTATCGAGCGGAATCCGCGAATGCAATAAATTGCACACGGATGGGCTTCTGGTCAGCGacagaacataaaaattgcGTCTTCCCTGTGGAGGCTTGTGAAGGAAAACGGGGAGGCTCTTTCAATTATTCACCGCTTTCACTACAGCGATTGACAGTGCTTGCTGCGTTGTTGTGAAGGTTAGAAATGGTGGACAAGGACAGACGGGGGGAAAGGAAGACTcttcacaaacacaaacgcacacacacacatacatattttcattaaattaatgTACTGTTTCGTTAGAGAGGATGGGCTGGggttgaaattaaaataacattcCATCGCGC contains:
- the LOC120894710 gene encoding protein fem-1 homolog B, translated to MTKESEDLEREKETLRERAMMRVYYAAKEGFCTQLLALLSEIKDEEERRAIVNQEFYEDDHQVYTPLIVATLNGHLEVVHILLELAEPDLEKEGCVKVHGELTDGATALWVAAGVGRRNIVKMLLQHGAQVDHCTKKGSTPLRAACFEGRLDVIQYLIEHGANVCTANMYNNTCVMIAAYKNYTDVLQYLLEKGAKVNEQAQCGASALYYAAECGHVEVCEILLDNGAVLSRNTFGLTPALAAAERTREAVVQVFLQRPGLLTKVERIEVMELLGASYANDKDNYSLVKAFHYLLSAMELRYEDPDNIIRKPFFEPVPAYEHWVECQTLQDLLAIRYNHNSLHMESLTIRERILGQNPEVAHAIVFRGAICADNGRFDRCESLWLHALRLRQQNGLQVQRDLLRFVQLFSQEYSINETIRFDSVIAVLGACVDELRYNQQKMANPGPREDLEAVADNYEMNIVTVLYLITIITKLLRKEQFVRTEEQTLQMYQMVYQLNLMMVRLRDDQTLLHLAVNGVTPVDDFHTDDVCRFPCADTVRLLLKCGASVDVVDNDRNTPLHTLTSTLQSAVLRMPDANVKTVVKEITEMLIEAGIHLDAVNADGLKASQVCVQSCVAAFIKSYETRAINLRCLAARVIAQHRIPYRKLIPRQLEAFVQLHCTPKS